GTGGTAGTAAATCATCTGATGTCGAATTATGATGAGAGATGaggagttttgttttgaaacaaaactttgaACTGAGCCATGctggttttgaaaaaaagggcTTTTCAGAAGTAAACGGATCACTTGCACTTGCATCCAGTTAAAAACACTGGCAAAGTGCAGCCAGGGCGAGTTTGTCAACAAAACTGCAACAGCAAAACTAACTAATACAATCGCGAAATATCAACATAGTTCAGGATTTAAGACCAGAGGCTTCAAGACATCATTCGTATCACCACCTTAATTTATTTGTTATGGTGATTAACTTGattccttttttaatcaattgatAGAACTAACATAATTCCATTTGACAAAGGTTTACTTATTCTTCTTACATagattttaacatgtttttctctttacttaaaGCAAACCATGACCACGTAGAGTAACTTATAATCACATTATAATGCCATTAAACAGTCCACAATATACAGTGCACAATATACAGTGGATTGtaaagttaatgttaaaaatgattaaaatgtattccAATTATGAGAATTATAATACACTATGATTCTGGGGGAAATGGTAGTCAGTGAGTTATGAAGTACCATGCCACTtataataaatactgtatatataggggcggctgtggctcagtggtagaatgGTTGCCTGCCAATGTGAATGTTtagatgtagatgtaaaagcgctttgagcagttgttaagactggaaaagcgctatataaatacagctcatttacattatatatttataaccTTATTAGTCAATATAAAATGCTTTATGTGTTATGattatgaatattgttttatagCATAATGAAGAGTTATGAATGCTTATAACTATAATATAACTATATAACTATACATGCCATGTGCAAAATTATAGTGCATTATAAGTATGTTTGTAGTGTATTGTTGACATGGGCTTGATAAAGAAAAGACTTGACCAGCATTTATAAAGTATTATGATACTAAGTTAGTCATTAACATTCCTAATACTGACATGATAGAAGCAGGTGATGGTGACTCATTTGGGGACTTGATGAAGGAGGAAAAAGGAGCATGATATCACTCAATCTACTAGTTTACAAATTGTATTCAATTGCTACAaatatattagggctgcaactttTCTAATCATGCATTCTAAAGATTATTCTGGTAATTCTCATTCTGAATTGAGTAAATGCAAggtgattttaaatgttttaagagCAACAGTTAAAAGTTCAGTAAGCGATGCTGCATAAAGATTGTTCATGTGTaccaaacaaatacaacccCCCCTTCAGAAGTTCCGTCCCCCAGATTCATGGATGTGCATTGCCACTACTTCTGCTAGTATTGCTGCTGACTAACTAAAATATGGCAGCAATGGATGTTAAATAGGTTGTGAATTAGCAAAATGTGGCAACCCAACGTCATGGCGTTATCCGTGAAGTAATcacaaaattgattttattgatAACTGGACAAGGACACGATTTTCCCCGTTTTTACGtgatgcacatttaaaaaaaaaatgtatttcaatttaaagcattttttatgACTGCACCAAATTTTTTTTCTGTCGGTGATCTACTTCAGCAGAgaagctgttttattttaatattatttccGTCTTACTACCGgtgaaataaataacagtaTATGCTGTAAGACAGAACACGGAGATGCAGAGAGATTTTCTTGGCAAAAGAGATGTgatcactaacacagatttagacagatttctGCACAATATTTTAGAGAAATAGGCCTTTTGTGTACGTAAAAAAATCTTAGCTCATTGAGTTCAGTGTATGGAAAATAGaggcaaaaataaaagtgttgcgTTTCTAATTTTGGTCAGTGAATTATATTGTAGGAAATGTCACgtggcattttaaaaagtgtatggACACTTGCAACAGCTTTACCGGCATTGCCATGACTGTGGCAGACAGGACAGGTAAGCTTGATCTCCACTTATCGATTGAGTAATCGttccaaaaaaaatgtcttcagtgAAAATTCCAGTGTATACAAAATTGGTCTTATTTAATAGTTTTGGGCATCAACTCTCTTTGCTGAACACTTTGACTTGAGCATTGTACTTTACTTTGCACTTTATAGATTTCTGTTGAAATGCATCAGATGGCGCACTCCCCACCTGGATCATGTTTTATGAGTGCACTGatgcaaaagctgtcagtaatGGTACAATTTAAGTTCAGCTGGTCAAGAAACATGATTAGACAGGTAAATAATTCTGCAGTCACCCAAACATATTTGGAAGAAATAAAGCAGTTGAAATATTcacagacatacagtaattCCAATTCAACTTAGACCAACTCTACTTACCGCAGTTGTgtgcacaacatttttttgtgcattttcttattacactgtttgctttagtattgtttttgtttgcacaCAAGCTATTATAACTTCTGTTATTTCAGGCCCTGACTACACACGGCAGAAGAATAATGAGCCAGTAGAGGTAAAGGAGGTTCCtgtggaggagaaaaaggagacCTTTTCATCAGGGAGCCCGCATTTCTACCGGAAAGGCACAACACCCAACCAGTCTCCATCTCAGAGCCCAGGTCCCAGCCCCACTGCATCACCCACTGTTgttaaaaataccttttttaacagtaaagTTGATGCTGCCGTCACTCctgggaaagaaaacaaaaccccaaCAGCTGAGTCTTTAACAGCAGGTACACAACTTgggttattttttaactgaCCAGCATGTCTTTGTAATGAAAAATCACTAATCCGCAATTAACAGTTATCAAGGTTACAAAGGTaatttatctgtcatttcacaACCCAGACCAACCAAAATGTTAAGTGTCTTGGCTACACACAGGGAGTACAGCATGCGGCCCAAAACACAACTATGGGTTAGGGTTGCCTGACAGGAGTTAAGGATTGCACAGTGCACATTTCCTTGAGCTTTGTGAGGAGCCTGGAAGAAATTAACAGCAATCTCACATAGGTTCCCTTCTTCTGCAGGTAAGATAGTGTGGTGTGGAGGAAGTGTTCTTTGGTGTCTTCCGTTGATTGGTAGGGACAGTGGTTTACTGGTGCTAGTTGGTCACCACATGTATTTCTTGAAGCACGTAGATATGACAGAATGAGCCAGTAACAGGTTGAATATCACTATGAACACTGGCACTAATTGGTCAACACACAGTTTGAAGACCCGCCACTGATTATGATACCATGTTTCATGGGCTAAACAAGGACTCTCAGGCCGATCAAGAGCACACCGTTTCCCCACACAGGCCacttgtggctcagtggtagagccaCAGTGGTTTGCTCCCtcgccctgcagtcccatgtcgaagtgtccttgggcaacacactgaacccagagtggGCCCCGATGCTGTTAggtcattgtgtaaatgtgtgtgagtgtgtttctgaTGAACAGGTGGCACATTATACGGTGGCGTCGGCCAcattgtatgaatgtgtgttaataGTGAATGTTCCTGTACTAtctaaaagcgctttgagtagtcggtGAGACTAGAAAGCCCtttataagaacagtccatttacacccacctataggattattaggaacaccatactcatactgtgtttgacccttctttcgccttcagaactgcgTTAATTCTatgtggcattgattcaacacggtgctgaaagcattctttagaaatgttggacAATATTGAttggatagcatcttgcagttgatggagatttgtgggatgcacatccagggcacgaagctcccgttccaccacatcccaaagatgctctattgggttgtgatctggtgactgtgaccattttagtacagtgagcTCAtcgtcatgttcaagaaaccagtttgaaatgttttgagctttgtgacatggtgcattatacTGCTGGAAGTACCcttcagaggatgggtacatggtagccacaaagggatggacatggtcagaaacaatgctcaggtaggccctGACATTTAAACGATgtccaattggcactaaggaaaggtgaccagatttctcagacaacatttggggacattttcagctcagaagcgtatttacgtccaaaacaatttttacttttgtaaaacttaaaacggggacactagaccaaGAGCTGTTCCCATTAGGGGCTGAccccccccaaggtctgatcctagacccacccctgctgctacttcctactttactccactacacctcagagtggaatgtttcaagatagaaagtcctaatatttcaagattagaaagtcctaatagtcctaatatttcaagatagaaagtcttaatatttcaagatagaaagtcttaatatttcaagatagaaagtctcaatatttcataatgttgtaatgtttactgaactactgacagcttttactttattgctcaaggcttgtttctgcaaccattccttgagaatcagatacaataaaaactattgaggacatattttcctttgacattgatacAGTATTAAACCAGATCGCTCCAGTtggcagaaacaagctacaatataagttaataggataattgtccagcatGTATTTACGTTTATTAAAGTtcttgttttgctgctaacagactcagattaatattctaagtgtctgacaacattatggaaaggatttctaaggaggtcaacctttctgttaaagattaagattctttttaaaacataaaagttcgcgaaattgcgttcgctaaacccaccagattccatgtaaataatcagtgattttagcattgtaaaatacggctttctaaaacatctctgagcaccgctggctctggctgccttgaGCCTGCGGGTGTAGAGTGTGCAACCATTGGCTACGTTTTGtcactattttctttctttcattccaatttcgggtatgtcagtcacagtgaaaaccggggacatttccggggacagatccatccggggacaggtcgccaaaatcggggactgtccccggaaaccggggacgtctggtcaccctacactaaggggcctaaagtgtgccaataAAACATcacccacaccattacaccaccaccagcctgcacagttgtaacaaggcatgatggatccttctcattctgtttacggcatattctgactctaccatatgaatgtctcaacagaaattgagactcatcagaccatctaacatttttccagtcttcaaccgtccaattttggtgagctcttgcaaattgtaacatctttttcctatttgtagtggagatgagtggtacccggtggggacttctgctgttgtagcccatccgcctcaaggttgtgcatgttgtggcttcacaaatgctttgctgcatacctcggttgtaatgAGTGggtatttcagtcaaagttgctcttcaatcagcttgaatcagtcagCCCATTCTCTTCTGACCTCTAGCaccaacaaggcatttttgcccacaggactgccgcatactggatgtttttcccttttcacaccattctttgtaaaaccctagaaatggttgtgcgtgaaaatctcAATAACTGAGctgattgtgaaatactcagaccggcccgtctggcaccaacaaccatgccacatTCAAAaatgcttaaatcacctttctttcccattctgacattcagttggGAGTTtgtcaggagattgtcttgactaggaccacacccctaaatgcattgaagcaactgccatggaattggttgattagataattgcattaatgagaaattgaacaggtgttcctaattagggctgcacaattaatctaattttaatcacaatcacgattttaaCTCCCCATTATCAAATCTGCGTGATCAAGCGATTTTTAAATGCgtaatttcatagaacgctctggttttttttgcatagcgcatctaccgctccgtaaacccctgtctgctcatgtgccattcagttgttccctgcatcgcgcagcttagtttctagatgtagacagtcacagaggtcattgtaacgggaggaaaattcaacagatagcagtcgtttATACGTCGGTCTTAAGGTTTAcaagtttaccagtaaacgcaaccttttgtcccgtctgtgttattcatacaacagcagtgagcatgCCACCGCAGTGCTAGTTGGtggcggtgctagttagcttctGTAAGCTCACAGGAtctagggcgcgagtaatattatatatatttgttctgtaaagccgtgcctgtttTCGGATCTCTCCTCTGGtctctctcgtcttactctccgcgcagccctgCCACActgcgccggtccacacttctgacatttgtctacagttttaattgttattaacacagctgtatattgttaagtatgaggggtaaacctgtatttgtacaagtgtttccgctggtaactctgttACCATGGCGAAAagcacagaagaagttattgaatgcaactaacttcagtttgtagagtaacagcgtgtgagacggagctgctggacctgagCCAGAGAtatgacccatggccagaatatcatagttcatacaAATgaagcgcagtgacgatacagacattttatacacactggggctgtaatctcccagtcgactagtcgatttattggtcgatacgtactggctcgaccaaaattctgattggttgattttttgccATGTTATTTCATCcagtggaagcatagaccgttacggtTTATGGGTTGAAAgtactaattgctaatgggggtgttttcagagctcCCCTGttgcacaggtaacagtctgtcttcagaacaccacccttgttttcacttttttttgattAGCCCAACCCAGTGGGGAccgattgaagaaagaactagagagccttgtttcagtggtttgctgaatatttctttaattgtgagtgtttaatttacagtcagtcctcctcaaccatgtcaaagacatcggcagtgtggcagcattttacaaaaatagataaaaataaaaaaatgtcgaatgcaaagtttgcaagcaacagtttgcatatcgcagctcaaCTACAAATATGGCATATCACcttaaaaacggtaagctaactttctgcgttaggttgcagactgtctgttttgagcaggctatatgaacatGTCAGAaatggcatatttcatagtgtaataattgttttataactaCTGATGCACCCTCCCGCAAcaacggtagcgttccccagacccccAAGGACCcagctggatgttaagcctctaccatccaaacgcaaaaataatatcacggaaggaattgtcgactttattgctcaggatatgaggcccattgctgttgtgaagggctgaggttttaagaacttgttaatatacagcacCATCACgcaaaatgtgagggactcaaagagaaagtttcagacttaatacaacacagcgaggcactgagcactgtcagagccgacagacaagtggcatttcagtgcaaaataattaggtcaaaaacaatTGAATATACCGCAAATAACCTACAAGCACAAGTacacagtacagttaattaatcttgcattttttcccGCCCCTTCCTAAttatcctttaggtgagtgtacatTTAAATCCACACTATAGGTGTCACACAAACCTGGGTACCCGCCAAATCGTTTCCCAATGCAATATCAATTCCATCAAGCGGCAAGGATTGGGCTATGGTCAGCCCTTCTGGCCTATTTGGAATGTTGAACTCTATGGGGGTCAGCTGTAATTACTGCAGCAACCAGCAATGTACATAGACGTTAACTAACTCACAAACCAGTTATCTATAAAAGTGCGGAATAGTCACTTCATCATCAGGTAATTGTTACTTTGCTCACTGTCACTTTGTTAGTGTGGATATTattaagtaaaaaatatatagtgtttgtttgttctttccTGTTTCTCCGGTTTGCATTATAAAATGAAACAGAATGTGTAAAAATGCAATGGTTCcttgtatgcacacacacacacacacacacacacacacacacacacacacacacacacacacacctagctCTACCTTCTTTGCCACAGCCCCAACCAATATACTGTGTGTGCTGGTTCTTTGGTTAACTATTTATCTTTTCCTTTATTCTTCACAGCAGAGAAATCAAATACAGCGTCAAAACTTTCTctcagacaggaagtgaggCAACAAGAGGACCCTCCAACAGTCAAACCAGATGTTACCATGACAGTTAGCAGTTACCCCAGCAATGGGCAGATTCACTCCCAGTATCACGGTTACTATGTCAAGGCAGATGTCAAGATTCCGCCACCCGAGGAACCCACTGGTGGGGAGGATGACCTTCACCCATTAAGCCTTGCACGCTTGCCGCCACCTGCCAAACAGATTTGGACACCAGCACTAAAATCCCTGCCAACCCCTAGCCCTTCACCAGCCCCATCTAAAGAGGACACCAAAGCACCAGAACCTCCAAAGCCAAAACAGCAGGAATCAACCAAACCAAAGAGCCTAGTAGAAACCAAGAAAGCTAGTGTGGAAATAGCCCCTGAAATTGTAGAGGAGGAATCGGTAAGTTACCAATCCATTATTTTGAATGTAACTTGCAGGTTTGAGCAAATTGAGGTGCAATTTGCTGAGACCCAGGGGGAATGTACCAATCCCGCAACCTTGGCAATGTTAATGCCAGCAGTCTCCAGCGTGTTAATTGTGCACTTTAGCTGCCTCTCCTAATGTTAGCTTTAAAAGCCAACAGGACTTTTAAGATGATAAGCGTAAAACAATGATATGATGTTCTTAAAGGTTTATTCCTACTGTTTAATATCTGGCAACTGTTGGTTAAGATAGCTGCTAGCTAAAAAGATTATAACATGATGCAATATAGGTTGTTTGGACTATGTTTAGCAGCCATTGAGCAACTTTGTTTGATTGGGTTCGTGGGCTGAGATTACAAAAGCTTATCTGTTGCAAACAGCTGCTTATGGGGATCATACATACACTTAAAGGGTAATTTCCCCATGCATTTGTGACTAATAGActacaaaaatctttgaaattggttgAGCAAGATTGCAGGGACACACTGGCGCAAACGGAGCTGCAGTTTCACCTAATCAACCCTCAATTATTTCGGCCACTAAAAGTTATTGTTTTTGCCAACCATCATTATAATTCAACAGAAGTATATCATTATAATTCAAcagaagtaacaaagtacaaatactttgttactgtactcaagtagatttttctgatatttctactttactttactatttatttttgtggcgactttttacttctactccttacatttttacacaaatatcggtactttctactccttacattttacaaaattggctcgttactttagtttttacaagaggttgtcgcgccacacggagaaaaaagtgagagaaatgaaaaagagacaagctgtccggaggataaccagctgagattgtgtgtgagagtctttgagaactgtaactcgcataactcatgttgtcagttcatttaagcctgtttttggtctatagttcttcacatttaaagtaagttagctagtggttttggtgtgttcttcatctgttagctagtggttttggtgtgttcttcccctgttagctaggttgcacgttggtcttaatgaagcatcaacactttcaccagctttattcgcatgagttcttttttttttaccgaacttcagatgcagtagttcagttgacaagtggatggaaacttagctagagagaagttgtctccgtctgttttaacagacacacctagggccaagttggacaccagaatcaggtttaatcctgtcctaatctagttctcaactttcacataatttcactggagttatccttattattgtttacgtcatcaataccatattNNNNNNNNNNNNNNNNNNNNNNNNNNNNNNNNNNNNNNNNNNNNNNNNNNNNNNNNNNNNNNNNNNNNNNNNNNNNNNNNNNNNNNNNNNNNNNNNNNNNtattggcagacatccatttaaaatgtagccattgccacataaagaccgtgtcctccatgtccactgaagtttctcagcttctCTCTAGTAACGTCTGTGTGGTTCAGGTAACTTTCGcacggctacttttacttttatactttaagtaaatttccaagcctgtaatttgttacttttacttgagtaaagaagtttaatcagtacttccact
The window above is part of the Etheostoma cragini isolate CJK2018 chromosome 12, CSU_Ecrag_1.0, whole genome shotgun sequence genome. Proteins encoded here:
- the LOC117954049 gene encoding junctophilin-1-like; protein product: MTVADRTGPDYTRQKNNEPVEVKEVPVEEKKETFSSGSPHFYRKGTTPNQSPSQSPGPSPTASPTVVKNTFFNSKVDAAVTPGKENKTPTAESLTAAEKSNTASKLSLRQEVRQQEDPPTVKPDVTMTVSSYPSNGQIHSQYHGYYVKADVKIPPPEEPTGGEDDLHPLSLARLPPPAKQIWTPALKSLPTPSPSPAPSKEDTKAPEPPKPKQQESTKPKSLVETKKASVEIAPEIVEEESGPNSILVALVMLLNVGLAIIFVHFLT